The Leptidea sinapis chromosome 27, ilLepSina1.1, whole genome shotgun sequence nucleotide sequence AACTGTTGAATTGTACaatttgtattgtttttgtAGCAACTTTTTTAGGATTTTTTCACAATTGTTAAATTTTGGATGTTTTTGAAGCTAAAAGTAAgctaaaaaattttaaataattggtgATTTTATGATGAATTgtgttttcaaaaaataatattatctaaccAAACACTTAATAGAACACAAGGCAACTCACTCGaagacttcttcttcttctcggAGTGACTTCTGCCATCTTGTAACTGCTGTCCATTGCCCAGTAGGATCCCTTGCCTGGATCATCCTTACTGCGGGCCACCTTCATGAAGCACTTGTTCAGAGAGAGATTGTGTCTTATTGAATTCTACAAaacattaaatgttttttataattgcatGAACTCTAAGATTTTCATTCCAAGACTATCTTTTTCTGTTTTGATTCATTATTGAAGCATTTTGGCTACATTATAAACTTACTTATTTACTACCAGACAACAAGTTAgtctaacaaaaataaaaataatttgatatgaAGCATTAGGAACAGAATAGCCTTTATCCAGCTATGTACAGCTCTGTGTACAATATACAACAATGAATGTTGCtagaaaattaaaatgaaaaatctCACATTAAGATTACAGATTATGAAGATTAATTTGTTTCacttaattttacaatttacataacTTTGCTTAGAATCAAATTCATTaactcaaaaatatatatactgaatataataacttaatgaaataaaaagtcATATAAGATTGCTGCAATTTGTAATAAACcctcttaatataattttagtgcGGTTCTGGTTacctttattacaaaagtacaCAAGGACTCACCATCCAACCTTTCCCAGCTTCCTTGTAATAGGGAAAAGCATTACATAtgtaattgtatatttcatttagAGTCATCTTGCCGTTGGGTGAACTACTGATTGCCAATCTTATCATGCTTGCATAGCTGTGAACAATTAATACCATACAAAtgttagtttttgttttatacaattggttattaatattatcatttccaaCAAGTTCTTCCATTCAAGTACAGTTAAAGCTCTTTATTCGCAGGGTATATGTTCCGTAAATATGCCGCAAATACAGAGACTGTGCATAtggaatggtaatttatatgggaTTATAGGGGATATGTTCCtaggtgacaaaataaaaaacaatttaattgaagCTTTTGaacatacttattaattattatcttcagGCTTAACCGGAcaaagaattttgtaattttttcttgctTAGCAATTTTTAAAAGGTCCTTCAGTTCAAACTGATATTCAGCACTGGCATTAGCAATTTGCCTCTTAAAAATAAGACTTCGTTCCATGGACGGatctattttcataaagaaatcaCAAAGCTCATTTGCCATTTTTAAGCCATCACTAGGACTTTTCAGAATGAAATGTCACATTTCCAGTGCTTGTTGAAGCCTCTCCTTCAGTGGGCTGTGAATTTCACATTTTCTCCAAATCAATTTCAGTCAAATCTTCATCTTGTGATTCGTGCAACTCCTGAATGTCACTTGATTCTATCTCTTTGTACCCATCTCTTCCTATTCCATTCACAATTTCGGCCTTGTTggtattctttttattaatatgcatgTACTATATACCGATTACATCCGCGAATAAAGAAATCTTTAGCCGCGAATATAGGAATTGggtcacaattttttaatacaCGAATAGTGAAAACCGAATAAGGAGCTTTTACTGTATACAAAAAGAGAAGATATACACAAAAGGATGTGAACAGTGACAATAAGTTAGTTTACAATACAGCTGCATATATTTGCAAagtacattttttacatttgcCTATAAATTGTGAAGGAAATATCAAAGATGATATATCTGATCATAttcatatacaaaaaaaagtaatttgttaTATGTCAGGTGTGTCCAAGGTTTAATGTAATAAGGAAAACTGTAATACCTGTAGGCTGGCTTGGGATGCTTTATTTTGTTTGCATTTAGTTTCTCTTCAATTTCCTTGTTGTTATTTTCCTGTTGTAGAGACAATGGCTGTACATCTTCGTACAGGAAACGAGGTATAGGACCAAGAGGGCTGTGCCTTGGAGGCCCCGGGCTATAGGCCGGCAGCCACTCGACCCCAGAAGTATCACTCATCATTGAACATAAATCTCTTGTTCTTCCAAGTTTTTAGTTCcgcatgtttttaaaatatatcgcACCTATAAAAGTTATTCACTAACTCTGTGGGTGTCAATTCTTACACTACATTACTGTGTTAAGACTACACTTTTCACTGTAAAACCTTTATCAAAGGTCCTTGGTGCGTCTAAGagattatattaacaaaattgaGACCACTTGGAATccttaaaagaaaaacttaaatttttagcaaaataaattaattaatgtgtacaaaatgtacaaataatgcaagaaattaaacaaaacttaattaaaagtctaaaaattattatgacatttGAGGCGCCTACAACAAGGAAAATGGCGGACAAATTAGTGTTGCCACTACAGTCGCGAGACTCCAAGGATAATGGACTATGGAGTATCTGAATTCCGACTGGATAATATATGATTTGTGTAGATTTTTTAGAAgccaaaacaaataaaacatcCTTTCGGGAGTGGTAAAATGACAGGCTGTATCCAGAAGAGAGCGAATAGAATATAACAATTGAGATAATACTTCCTCCCATTTTCTATTGGTTTTGTAATAGTCCAAATTTAACGAAATTCTTTATTCATAggcaataaataatgttattcttAAATATATCCAAACGCCAACtgtcgaatatcggttgtgaattcactgatgaataataattggcgcgttcgacgtggcgtttcgtttgcagtatgtgttttattcatagcgaatgtgaggggtttgtggtctgtgaatataattaataataaaataattaattcacgtccttcaaacatcttacggaaatgtttcactgacttatagacggctgagagttctctgtcatacgctgagtatttcttctccgcctctgagaatttctttgagaagtaaccgagtggttgccaattattttcgatgtattgttgtaggactGCACCTACTGCATTGTAAGACGCATCGCAGAATATTGCGATAGGGGCATCATGTGATGGGTGAGGGAGTAAGGTAGCTTTGGATATACTATTCTTTGAACTCTTCGAATGATTGTGATGCTTCGTcggtccattcaattattgttttatcacgtttcttgacatggtgtaggtaagtgtttagcggagcttgtattgatgcagcattcggtatgtggtcacgatagaaatttaacatgcctagaaatcgtcttaaaccttctatagttttcggttttgaaaattcggtaatggctttaatcttctcttctggtggctgtataccgttttttgatacgatgtatccaagaaatttgacttccgtttggcctaagttacacttcgcggggttgatagtgataccgttttcttccaatcttctaCTGTTCCTAGGTGATCACGATGCTCAGTCTCGTTTCCtgaggctatgagcaaatcgtcgatgaatgggaaaacgtagTCTAATACACGGAGCACTTCGTGAACAAATCGCTGAATTGTTTgtcccgcattcttcagaccaggacacatgcgaggaaattcgaataaacccattggtgtgatgatagctgttttttctatgtcctgttccctggtcttcaattgttggtaagcgcggttgaggtcgattgtggagaatattgttttgccagacagatgatgggtgaagtccttgactctcggcactggataacgatcgggtttggttatgctgttcaatcgtctataatcaccACATACCCGTATAtctccattcttcttaggtcctacatggagtggtgaagaccatggacttttactcggtctgcagagtccttgttgcatcatgttttcgaattctttctttactatttcataacgatgagatggaatgggacgagcacggcaatgtaatggaggtccttgtgtttcaATGTAATGTTCCACGTTAATTTTTGGCGATAATTGCATCGATGTTAATCTCGTGGTACCGGGGAATTTGGCGAGTATCGCGTGGTACGGAGCCTGTCGATACTTCGTATTGTGGGTGAGGTCGTTGACATTATTGGCGCGTTAATTTTAAGACTTGTGACGGcatcaattaatcttcgattttttaagtctacgataagttgatggtggttgagaaaatcggcacctaatattggtttcgtgacgtcagctacaataaaaTTCCACTTGAATGGTCAACGGAGGTTGAGATCGAGTTATAATGTTTTCTCACCATAAGTCGAtattgttgtgttgtttgcagcgtacaatttaaatggtaggGGCGTTGTTTTCAGGCCTATttttcttggtaggacggatatattagcaccggtatctactaagaatgacatctttgttttcatgtctgtgacaaaaaggcggtatgaagtgtgaaggacgccgggttccgccgcagctaacgtccgttctagtttcccgatggctctttcttgaagctgcagggcgtagtacaacgtcgtgcttcactTCCAAATCGGCAATGGTAATAGCAGTACagtgttggtgagctattgagtgtgcgggaacggtgttgtgacgaagttctattgcgagatgacgagcgaaatcggtggcgatgatagtgttgagatgACCTTGACTTGAGTTTggcgacttctagtgatagttttcgtatctcgttaataaggaattgtgtgtgatctacctgatttgacgtcgatgattctggacctgatgctggtggctggctggagacggctgctacCTCCTGGATTTGCCCCATCATCGTGTCGGCAAGCAACGCTAGTTCCTCCAGCGTGGACTTCGCgctgaatgactcgctgacggcgaaaacggagcggacgtgggctggcagcagcttactccacatcatgcggagggtggagtcggtaaccttgtcccttgcaaggttacgcatgcgtcgcagtagctgtgaaggcttctggtctccgagctccatctcggcgagtagcttctggaatttgcggctgtcggattcttcatacaccgatatgagacgttccttgattgctgTCGCTCatattgtttgtctctcggtatgttaaataggatgttggagatttgttcgatgtcagccttttctaattggacgagcaccatctgtgtcagctgggcttgactcctcttgaggtcatcggtggcggcttcaaagctgttataccacaatcgcggattttcccgccaaaatggtagtatgcgcatcgacagtgaaatggtggagatttctgtcgcggtgggcgctgggagtggctgagcctggtttgtgtcttccatttcttcgtcgggttgatattcctcgagcagagattcgtcgaacaggaattcgtcgtttcggcgagctggtgaagctgttcttcgatgtgtagccgggcagaggttcggtgttcttctgttctggctcccttccgtcggtgttcttgttcgggttccttccgtcggtgttcttgttcggggttacacgatatatatacaaaatccttaaaactagttacccaatcacaattgataattaaaaaatatttacaagttcagaaaatacacacccatactaaagcttacattttaaccaattttagtaaaacgtttcattcaataagaattgagaataatattatgtgttctatctcgctctaaaactaatgctatcgcagtttgtgtaaactcgcgtcgaacctcgatcatacgatgtcaatgagcattccgcacctacgctgttgctcattgattaaaattgcatgaatagcgatcgacccccgagtcccgacgcgtcattcgaggacgctcggccttgatgtgcggttgtgtaacgcggagcatatgtctgatcacgtgagtatgtctgcgatcgtcgagagaatgTGACGATGCTCGTACATTGATGAGATTATTATCTGTATgcttctatgagttgatgtacagcattatgaaattcttatcagagctaatattacgttatacaaaataaaatgttcttatcagagctaatattacgttatatcaaataaaatgttcttttcaaaaagaatctttcggcatacgcttattacagttattttgcacgattactatttctacgatctataatgctacgttacaagttagatattagacatttgtgttaattgatattGTTGGTTATAGGTACAGCTACAATATCATCTAAACATTGATCCAATAAATTCTCTTTTCGAATAACCTAATGTTACCCTAACCTTCTTTGGAAACATGAGACTCCGTTGGTGATGCCAAATGGAATTCTtcgaaattaatataatctacTTATGCTTCAAAACGGCTTTAAAGGTGTAATATGATGGCTTTATTTGGCTGAATCGGCACGGGTGATAGCTTTTCATATACCTATGAATTGCACCGAAAATGTTTAACGTTTCCACGTTCGGTAATGAgaatgaattatattatatatatatatatatatatatatatatatatatatatatatatatatatatatatatatacaatatatatatatacaataaattttaagaatctgaaaccaaGTCTCCGGTAaaaggatcatcctgccaccacaagcagcgcccgttcacgagcatgaggCATGAGcaagccatcgcctccctcaaccatattttagggaagtggacgacccgtcccatgtcgccgccatcaatgtggctatatattataatcaatattaaatttaatttttataaaatcaatgactatttatttacctaatttcaatgcagttttacagctttataacttttactgcatgaactcatgaatgaatcctattttaggcataaatcacgctGTACAGTAATAACTTATATCTGATGatttattctgtattttttctattcaAATTACGAAGCAATTAGTAAGtaagatttatctctttttcgcttgtgATAATTATACTGCTTAAATACATGCATTTACTATGCTTCTTTGACGTcgaatcgtaatgtagtgtgctattacaatgttaaaatattcatgtgtgcgttactgtatcatttacaaacaccgatTGTTGTCTAGGTTACctatagctttttttttatggaataggaggacaaacgagcgtacgggtcacctgttgttaagtgatcaccgccgcccacaatctcttgcaacaccggaggaatcacaggagcgttgccggcctttaagtaaggtgtacgcgctttttttgaaggtacccatgtcgtatcgtccctgaaacaccgcacaaggaagctcattcc carries:
- the LOC126972909 gene encoding forkhead box protein J3-like, with protein sequence MMSDTSGVEWLPAYSPGPPRHSPLGPIPRFLYEDVQPLSLQQENNNKEIEEKLNANKIKHPKPAYSYASMIRLAISSSPNGKMTLNEIYNYICNAFPYYKEAGKGWMNSIRHNLSLNKCFMKVARSKDDPGKGSYWAMDSSYKMAEVTPRRRRSLRMAPYSPECSSNSSGDVSVAAVPTPPATPTTPTAPNTPTTPISPAAIKEEPTVKEESDLTHTDDALSALMNEELIADVDISRERRWWSARRHVCEVRHSALTDDYGNFRDERADDCDFEHICQPIGF